From bacterium:
GTGAGTTTTAACGTTTCCTTCTTCGTTAATTCCAAAATCAAGTCGTAACGGACCAAGCGGTGTTTGGAAGTGGACGCCCGCTCCATATCCCAAACTCGGTGCAAAAGCGCTATGCTGAGCAAAACCGTTAATGACTACATTACCATAACGACCGCCCCAAGCATCACCATAATCCGCAAACAACAACACAGCTAAAGTTTTTTGGATTGGGATGCGATATTCAAGGCTGCCGATGAATGCGTTCTGACCCCAGAAACGATCTTCCTCATAACCACGCAAACTTTCAGCGCCACCTACAAAGAATTGCTCCCAGAATGGAAGGATTCCATCTGCGCGAGCGTAATAAAGTCTCAAAGCAAGTACCTGCTTTAGCTGGTTAGGTGTTTTTCTAGCCCCCTGCAAGCTGTAGTAATAGCGCATATCAATGGAACTTTTCGTGAAATCATGCGTCCCAAGAAGGTCCGGCATGTTAACTGCTCCACCAATCTTGGTGATATCGTCCTTACCAAACTCAAAAGCAACACGGATATAGTATCCCCTTGACGGGTCGAAATCGACATCACGCCTGTTCTGTATTAAGCCTAACGATACAGATGAAATCGAACCATCCTGCTGGATAAAATCCTCACTCATAATGCCATCGACATTTTTTGTAGCGATTGATTCGGTGCGAAGTGTAAGGAATGCGTTATTAACCTTTGCGAACGGCCGATTGAGAGTTAATTCCCCGCCTCTACGCCTCTCTTCATATTGGCTTGATGCGTCAGTTGAAATTCCGCTTAAGCCTGAGCCGGCAAAACGATAATAAACTTTATCGTAAGCTCTCAAAGAGATGCCAGTGTGATAACGATCAATAACGGGATCGGCAAAGTTGGCTTCGATGCTGTTTTTGGCTGTACCAGTTCGCTGATAACTCACACCAACCGTTTCACCACGTCCAAGGAAGTTCGGGTCTTGAATTTCGAACAGCCCAAAGATACCTTCCCTTTGATCATAACCAACGCCCACATTAAGTTGACCGGTACGACGCTCCTTAACAATAACATCGAGTTCAAGAAGGTTCGGATTACTTTCAAGCGGACGCGGGCCGCCCGTTGTTACATCTTCGAAATATCCTCGGTTGTAAATCCGATAGATATCGCCTTCCCACTCCTTTATGCTGAATACCTGTCCAACTCGCGTGCGCATTTCTTCTTTGATAACATAGGTCTTAGTGCGCTTGTTACCGATGATATTAATCTTTCCAATCCTAGATTCATCGATTTTTATATTGAGGGTGCTCGTATTTTTTGGATCCGGTTCAAACTGCGAAAAGCCAATAAAGATATAACCCTTATCGCGAAATAGTTTGCGGATCGCTTGGATATCAGAACGAATGGTAAGGTGGTTAAGAACCTGCCCTGTCTTGGTCTTCATAACCTTCAAAATATCCACAGTCGGTAAAACCGTATTACCCGTTATGTTAAGGTTAGTAATGATCGGGTTTTCGACCACATCATAAACGACAATAACACCATTTGGCTGCTGTTCGGCATGGGGCAAAACCGATTCAAAAAGACCAAGAGTGTAGATTGCATCTGAGTCTTGTCGGGCCTTTTCTTCAGTATATTCCGTTCCAGGTTCGAGCTTAGTCGCAGCAAGAATGGCTTCTTTTGAGACTTGTTTATTCCCTCTTACCTGCTGTTCAAGTACCGTTTGGTTCTGTGCCCAAGCGACCGCTATTAGGGTAAACAGCGATGCGATTAATATCCGACGAATGATCACATTATCCTCCTGATTATGCGCGTAAATACGGTTCTAAGCGCTGGCGCATCCATGCACGTGCTCGTGCAACACGACTTCGAACTGCCTCCACCGTTATCTCAAGAGTCTGAGCGATTTGCTCATAACTCATCCCTTCCATCTCGCGTAACAAGATGCAGTCCTTATAAAGGGGCGGGAGCGCGTTGATTGCATTTTCAATCTGAGTGCGTAACTCCTGCTGCTGTATCAATTTATCTGGAGCATTACGCTCATCCGCGACTTCCATCGGACTAGTTCCGCCACCTGGAACATTAACATCCAACGGCGTCTCAATCGCGCGCTGCTTTTTGCGTCTTGCCAGATGGTCAAGACAAAGGTTCATAGCAATACGATAAAGCCAAGTATAGGTCTGGGATTCTCCCCGAAAACTATCATATGAGCGATAGGCTCGAATAAAAGTCTCTTGGACTAAATCAGCCGCCGCTTCATAATCGTTAACAACTCGATACACCACATTATAGATACGTCGCTCATGTTCGGCAACGACCGCCTCGAACTCGTCCGACTGAGAGCTCATCGTCTCTCCGTTCGTAAAATCTAGTAAACAAAATGTTACTCAGCCAATTAGACGATAGAATTACCATCTTGTGTCGGAATATCACGCCGACAAGCCAATAATAGTTCTAAAGTCCTATTTTAAAAGCGAATGCCCGTTTCCAAGGTAAAGCGATTGATCTGCAGATAATCAATCGACCATCCAAGTTGCAAACGGCTCCAGAGACCTTTTTGAAACGGCAAACGATAGAACAATCTGAATTGCCACGTCTCATCAGTCGCGCTGATCGAGCGATTATAATTGGCATAAACCCCGCCAAACAACTGCTTTGTCACCGCTATTGATAATGAATCAAGCCTATTCGGAGTGATATAAAACTCTTCGAGACCGAATAAAAATGCAATCTTATCCTGAATAGGTTTGAAAATTAGTCGCCCACCCCTACCCGCAGCAACATCCATAAACAGATCTCTAAAGCCAGCCCCTGAATCCGAACTACTCGACACTAAGCTCGAAATCGCTTGCTCTCCTATGAGAAGTGATCTGACCTGCTCAATAGATACCCCTGCGGGATCAGACGATACCTGCATATTCGACCAGCCCTCATTTTTCAAAGGGCCATTTATACTTAAATCGATTTTGTAATATTTATAGGTTCCATCTGAGGA
This genomic window contains:
- a CDS encoding BamA/TamA family outer membrane protein, translating into MIIRRILIASLFTLIAVAWAQNQTVLEQQVRGNKQVSKEAILAATKLEPGTEYTEEKARQDSDAIYTLGLFESVLPHAEQQPNGVIVVYDVVENPIITNLNITGNTVLPTVDILKVMKTKTGQVLNHLTIRSDIQAIRKLFRDKGYIFIGFSQFEPDPKNTSTLNIKIDESRIGKINIIGNKRTKTYVIKEEMRTRVGQVFSIKEWEGDIYRIYNRGYFEDVTTGGPRPLESNPNLLELDVIVKERRTGQLNVGVGYDQREGIFGLFEIQDPNFLGRGETVGVSYQRTGTAKNSIEANFADPVIDRYHTGISLRAYDKVYYRFAGSGLSGISTDASSQYEERRRGGELTLNRPFAKVNNAFLTLRTESIATKNVDGIMSEDFIQQDGSISSVSLGLIQNRRDVDFDPSRGYYIRVAFEFGKDDITKIGGAVNMPDLLGTHDFTKSSIDMRYYYSLQGARKTPNQLKQVLALRLYYARADGILPFWEQFFVGGAESLRGYEEDRFWGQNAFIGSLEYRIPIQKTLAVLLFADYGDAWGGRYGNVVINGFAQHSAFAPSLGYGAGVHFQTPLGPLRLDFGINEEGNVKTHFRVGHTF
- a CDS encoding sigma-70 family RNA polymerase sigma factor; this encodes MSSQSDEFEAVVAEHERRIYNVVYRVVNDYEAAADLVQETFIRAYRSYDSFRGESQTYTWLYRIAMNLCLDHLARRKKQRAIETPLDVNVPGGGTSPMEVADERNAPDKLIQQQELRTQIENAINALPPLYKDCILLREMEGMSYEQIAQTLEITVEAVRSRVARARAWMRQRLEPYLRA